The sequence below is a genomic window from Hippocampus zosterae strain Florida chromosome 15, ASM2543408v3, whole genome shotgun sequence.
TCTGAGGAATGGAGTTTTTGGTTTTCTTGAAATGTTGTCCTTGGCAGAACATAAGAAAAATCCGCGACAGTCTGCTGGTTCTGCTGCAAGTGTCGAGACGCGCAGACATCTGAAGTTGGTGATATATCTGTCTCTCCAAGAGCATGATGAAACATCCAGCATACAGCATTTCCCACAATTTCCAGAAACGGAAAACGATCACGCGTATCAAATTTTATgaggcgtaaaaaaaaaatacatataaaaatatatttccgtcgtaaaccgaggaccTCCAATATTGGAAGCAACCGGATTATGAATTCAAAATTCCCAGTCGAGTCTTTATAACAGGTTTTTGGAGCATGAAGGCCCTTATTAGGAAGTGTATGAATTTCAAACGGCACCATATTAAAATCCAACATCTGCTAAATACAATCAATatgaagctttttttgggggggccctattttcatgccgagtGCAAGTCTAGTACAAAGCTCAGTCGAACTTTGCACATCGGtggacttttatttctttttgtattttttttttagtacgaaAGCGTCTCCCACGCATATGATGAAGGCTCCCTACAGCTATTTTAGATTGTGTGTGGATGCACAATGCTTCTCCACTAAGCATTTCATTGAGTTCAAGTATGAATGGTTTGACTACGgttgatttatttgaaaatgttgcaACCTGCTCATTTCCGTCGCCGCTGCCGTGACAGTCATCCATAGTGTGGAACAACGAGCCGGTTGAAGGCTTGAAAAGTGACGTCCCAAATGTTCAGTTGACAAGAAATCTGGAGGTGGGAAAAGCTATTTATTTTACCGAGTGACAAAAATACGGGAAATGTCTCCCGTTCACATTTTCCTCTCAGCGGGAGTTGGAGTGCATCTCACAAAGGCTCcatcaaaatagaaataaatcatTTCTTCAAGGGGTTCTTTCTCTTGGATGAACTTAATGAAGCACTGCATGCATTCAGTAAAACCGAATGAACTCTGCGCCTTTACTCTACCCCGTGGCCTTCTCGTTGGTCTATTCAGCTTGGTGACCTTTGCGATACACACAAAGCGTGAACCACTTTTTCACGTTTGTTGACATGTTTAAATCACAGTTTGACTTAATGGGGATGAAGCATATTTTCTAACATCCAATCATTCATTAACAAAAGTTTTTCAATCCGAAAAATAGATTATCATTGCACGTTTCTTTCTGGCGTGCAGGTTCTAGCCACTGGGAGGCAGCGTAATACAGGCAGGCAGATATGTAGTACACCTAAGAGACGGTCACAACTACTTAGTTGGCTTTTTTAACGAGTTGTTATTCgcaaaggataaagaaaatatgccttTGGTTACTATTAGATTTTCTGTCTattgtgttgctccaccattaGTGTTCATATGCGGTATGCCAGGGGCCTCTCCAAAGATTTTCAAAGCCTGTTTTATATTctatacagcatgtgtttagAGAGGAAGCCACCAGCTGCTGTTTGTCATGTGTTAATATTTACGTATCCACCATACAGCAATCAGCATAATTATGGAAATTCTAATATGATCTGAAGctgtttaattttgtttgtaCTTAATTTTAATAAAAGatctgtactgtgtacagttattgattctttatatttttcaataagACAGATTGCAATGGAGATGGGCAAAGGAAGCAGGgggcaaatgtcttatttaaaGGGTGGCGGGTGGGGATGTCATCTACAAAAATCCGGGCCCATCTGGAACCTGTCCAAATTAAAAAATCTGTGGTTGGCTTTTTGGAGAATTCTGTACACGCCGACACTCCTTCCAGAGTAGGTGCTTATCCCTCAACTGCAAATTAGTGGCGTTTGCACAAAGCCACCACTATACAGCCAGTGATAGCATTTTCACGGGTGGCAGCACTCCATCACCATCACCAAGCCGCAATTATACAACTCTTGAGCTTCAAAGTTTGCCCAAGAAGCTGTGAAGATCCTCCCCAGCGTTTATTTTGGTAGATGCATACTGCCACCCTATGGATGCGACATGTAGTTTTGACATTATACTTGGACAAAGTGTGTACTGTACTTCAATCCGACCGAAGAGGACTCGTATATTTGTTGTGTTCATTTTGCCTTTTATCGATGAAACTGTACCCAATTTAATTTAAGGCCCCCAACGGCAAAAAAATACGTCCAAAGCTTTGAATCTCTCCCCACCAGTTACTTTTGAAAGATACATACTGCCACTCTAACGTTATCTACACGTATTTTGGTCTGTTTTCATAACTGAACACGGACTTAATCATTTTCATGGTGTTGTTTGTAATCATCAAGCCAgcgtctatttttatttatgtatttttctaTATATTTAGTGAGTGGATGGAAGCGCAGCGCGGTCTTCGCCTTATATTTTTTTCGGACTCAGGTCAAGATCGTGACTGACACTATTTTAGATTCGCCTTCCTGGTCAATAGGCGGCGACATTGAGCTGTGACTATCTGGAGTCGGCGTCAGGACCAAGCGATTTAATTCAACATGGCGGCTGCCGTTGTTGCACGACTGGGTGTCGATGTCCTTTATAACAGTTTCTGCGCTCCTAAACAGGTACTTAAAAGTAACGTTTTGATTGTGTCCTTTAAACGTGATACTGTACTATATTGAACTGTGTTCCACTGTGAGTTGATACGGGTCCCAATCTCGTGCGTTCGTACGCTAGTACAAGAAATTGTTCTACAAGAGTCGTTTATATTATTGCATGCTAACAAAATCACGATTCTTCTAAGAAAATGAGATTTCTTGTGAATGTGTTTGGGTGCATCCATTCACCTTGCCCACTAcgatattttttgggggaacaAAGTTGGTCAGTTGATAACCAGCAGAACACTGTTGCAGGCTCTGAGGGTCTGCTGGGGTTGTGTGGAACAAGCAAGGGGTTACTACGTTGACTGGAAGATGCTGAGAGATGTCAAGAGAAGACAAATGGCCTTTGACTATGCTGACCAGCGGCTGCGAATCAACTCGCTGAGGAAGAACACCATCTTACCAAAAGAACTCCAGGTACTAAACACAGCaatgtttaaaaatagatttcaacagtttgtgcatcGGAATTAATTCATTGTGGGGCTACTTATGTTGTTCACAGCTTGCCAAATAATTAGTTGAGTAACTAACTGAGTGTGGTGTGAGTATTATGCACATTTACCAAAAATATGACATAAGTCTTCCGACCAAGAATGGAAATGACACACTAGTGAAATGGTATTGGTCTGTATTATCGATGCATTTCTACAATTACGTTTACTGGACAGTCTGGTATTCGTGCATCCCCAGTCAGAATGTAAAGTGTATAAATAGATATATGGTCGTTTTATAAGCTAATCTAcaggccttttgtttttgtttgaacttCACTCTTCAAATGTTCTTTACACATATTCTAGGAATTGGCAGATCAAGAAATCGCAGCTTTGCCACGAGACTCCTGTCCTGTGAGGATACGCAACAGGTGCGTGATGACCTCCCGGCCGCGGGGAGTGAAGCGCAGGTGGCGACTCAGTCGGATCGTCTTTCGTCACCTGGCCGACCACAACCAAATGTCTGGCATCCTGAGGGCGAGGTGGTAAACTCGGAGGACAACTGGCGACTTTCGATGGCAGTGACTGCGCAACTCATTTTGACGATTTATTGTCACGTGAAGGTGTTTTAGTCAAGAATTGTGACAAATAGTTTCCTTTTATCTGAAATGTGTGCAGGAGAGCACGTCTGGTACCAACAAAGTATATTGTACGTGACTACATATTTAAGGTTTGGATGGAAAATGGGACATTCTCTCTAACGTTGTTAATAAATAGAAGTGTACATTAATGTTTGTGACTTGCTTATTTGGAGAAATGTTGAAATAATCTCTAGATGCCATTTTGAACATTGTTCGCGGTAAATAAGAGGTACTTTAAATGGTGGCTGGTGTTTGCCAACTCTCACTGAACCTGAgtatgaatgtgaatggttaatTTATAACAGTCAAACCCCCTAGGTATTAGGGTGCGTATATTTGTGCAACCACGTTATTTCCTTTAGATTTTGCTTCAAAAATCCTTTTTTGAGTTGTCGAACTTATGGGTCACATTTTACTATATACAATGAATTGTTGCTAATATTGGGACTTTTTGTACTGTCATGCATAATAGGCTGAGTACACACTACATTAAAACGTGGTGAATTACAGTCACTCGAGTATTTAAATAGAAGTGTTCATATGCTATTTTCACATTATTCTGTGTACTTTGAGCAATACGTGGGAATTTAGCGGTAGAATATGTATAAAGCAGTGTCTTGTACATGATCGAACAGTGTCCAGGATGTATCCCACCTATGTGCAATGCCACATTTGTGCGGTGGGTTGCGGTAGCGCGCTCACCGTTTTGTTTAACCGCAACTGAAGTTGTCGAGGAAGAAGGTGGTCCAGCGGAACGGACCCACGTGACTAGCGGAGCTGATACGCACTTGCTAGCGTCTTTCTGCAAATCACCCAAAACTACACAATCCAAACCTCAAATGGATCTAACCGAGCAGGTATGTCCCACGGTCCCAACTTGTCTCGTTAATCTATATGTAAGATGGTACATTTACAAGCTTTGACGTATTTACTCAGCCGTCTGGCGTTTTTTCGGTTGAAGTGAAAGTGACGTTACTCACGCTAGCTAGACTACTGAACATTGTGACATGGACCGatttattcgatttttttttcgtgtgttaatttaaatttcttttcatctttcttCGGTACTGCGCTATCAATAAAAGTGTTGGTGCGAATATCCCCGCTGTATCAATTTTATTCTCCCCACTGAATGACGAAAGAAAGACGACCACAAAACGTGCTTGTTTGCGAGTACGTCTAAGTGTAGAACATTCTACAACAGCACGTGTCGAGTACAGGGGttgggaactccggttcctcgagagccatatcctcgATCTCTCTACTTCGACACACCCGATTCAAgcaatcagctcatcagcaaactcCGTAGAAGTCTGAAATGATCCTGAGCAATTGAATAaggtgttggagtagggagaagTTAGGTCAAATAATAGATTCTAAACATGGCTGTTGGTTGTTAGTTGAACGTACCAACCAACCAAAGTGTGAAAGTGTGATCAAATGTAAATGCTGACAGAACACTTAACACAGACAATGCATTCCCTGGAAACAGATCACCCAGTTGGAAGCAGACTTGTTGGAGCTGTCTTCTCTCACGGAGAAGGCGGAGAGGAAGAGAGTGCAGGAGCTGCTCAAGCAAGAGCAGACAAAGGTTGAGAAAGAGCTCGCCACCAAACGTCAACAGAAAGAGCAACAAGCCCGGAGACAGGCCGACCCGGTGGCGTCCTCCAAGGCAGTGTACACGGTCAAGATCACCAATTATGGTACGCCGCTGTGCAAAGCACTGCTTGTCCTATTTCCCTTCAATTATAATCTTCACGGATGTGCGTATTTCAATCCAATGCAGCGTGGGACCAGTCGG
It includes:
- the mrps14 gene encoding 28S ribosomal protein S14, mitochondrial, giving the protein MAAAVVARLGVDVLYNSFCAPKQALRVCWGCVEQARGYYVDWKMLRDVKRRQMAFDYADQRLRINSLRKNTILPKELQELADQEIAALPRDSCPVRIRNRCVMTSRPRGVKRRWRLSRIVFRHLADHNQMSGILRARW